The DNA region CCAATAAGAAACTGGCAGACATGATGATCTGTGTGAAGATCCCATACTCGCTCAACATGATAAGCGAAGGCGCAGCCATCGCAGCGGTCAAAGACCAGGATTTCGTGAAGCGCAGCGTACAGATGGTCAGGGAACAACGCCCCAAATTGGATTCAGGTCTCAGGAAGCTGGGCTTCGAAACGTTCCCATCGGATTCAAATTTCATCCTCGCAAGATCGCCCATCGACCACAAGGTCCTAGTGGACGGACTCAAGCAGCGCGGTGTCCTCATACGTGATTTCGGAGCCAAACGTAGGACCGAGAACTGCATCAGGACCACCGTAGGAACAGCGGAGCACAACGCATTATTGTTGGAGAAAGCCGAAGAGGTGATCTCCGGATGCCGCTGAACATCTCGATCACAGATTACGGTGTAGGCAACCTGTATTCCATACGCAGGTCATTGGAAAGCTGTGGTGCCAATGTCAAGGTAATAGGGGACATGAAGGACCTAAAGGATGCAGAATGCATCGTCTTTCCCGGTGTTGGCGCCTTTGACAGGACGATGGAGAAGCTTCTCCCAGTGAGGGAGGAGATCTGCGAGATGCTCAGGGCCGGAACGCCCGCCCTGGGAATCTGTATCGGTACTCAGATCCTGTTCGAGGGCAGCGATGAGGGGCAATCCCCAGGACTCGGGCTATTCAAAGGAAGAGTCGAGAAGCTGGATTGCAAGATGATCCCCCACATGGGTTGGAATCAGGTCGAATCCAAGGATCCCCTTTTGGACGGTATCCCCGACAACAATTTCTACTTCGTACATTCGTATTATGGCAATCCGAAGGAGGAAGGCATAACCCTCGGTACAACAGAATATGAAGGCAAAGTGTTCGAATCCTTCTTCAGGAAATACAACACCTACGGTACCCAATTCCATCCTGAGAAGAGCAGCGCATCGGGAAGGAAGGTGCTGCGTAACTTCATATCATTCGCGGAGGGTCAACTGTGAGAGTCATCCCTGCAGTCGATGTCTTGGACCATCAGGTAGTACAGCTGGTCGGAGGCAAACCGGGCAGTCAGCAGATCGTAATGCCCGACCCTTTGAAGGTCGCCCAGATGTGGGTCGACAAAGGAGCAGACTATCTTCATTTGGTTGATTTGGACGGAGCATTCGGCAAGGAGAACAACCTAGAGGTTTTCAAACAGATCACCAAGGAGGCCGGAGTCCCCACGGAGATCGGCGGAGGGATCAGGGATGCGGACACCATAGATGACCTGGTCTCAGCCGGAGTCGACAGGATCATCGTCGGTACCAAAGCGGTCAAGGAACCTGAATGGCTGGCAGAGATGGCTGACCGCCATCCGGGCAGGATAGTTCTGTCAATGGATACAAAGGAGGGGAAGATTGCCATCAAAGGTTGGCAGGAATCCGCTCAGATATCTATAGAGGATATGTTCGACAGGATCAAGGACCTTCCGCTGGCCGCTGTTTTGAACACAAATGTCGATGTCGAAGGACAGAAGAAGGGAATTAATGAGATACAGGCCAGGAAATTCATCTCAGAATGTCCCTGTAAGGTTATCGCTTCAGGAGGAGTCACTTCCTTCGAGGATGCCAAGATCCTGTCTGCCGCCGGTGCTGAGGGAGCGGTCGTAGGATTAGCTTTGTACACTGATGTGATCAGGCCATGGGAATGGAACACGCCTTGGTTAGTATGATGTATACCAATACGAGAGATTATAAGGTTGTAAAGATTCCTTGACCATGAGGAGTTGAAGCCCCCCGTGAAAGTACCATGTGAAATGCTTGTGACATATGTGTTGCCAACAGGTAAAGGAGCTCTTGCTAAAGAGCTAGTGAATCAGCATGGGCTCACGCAGGTGGAGGTCTCCCGTCTTTTCGGTGTCACGAGTGCCGCGATTTCACAGTATATCAAAGGCACGAGGGGCGGTAATGAGCTTATCGATAAGAGTTCTTACAAAGATGATTTTTATGACTTCATCTCTATATTGGCTGAAGAGGTAATGAGGGGCATGCAGGTTTCCGAGGCTCTCTGTAAACTTTGCGAATTCGCAAGGGACAGCGGTCTCATAAAGGCACTGTACGTATACGAGGGATACTCTCCCGATCAGCTGCCGTTCTTGGATGCCCCAGGTATCGTCTCTATCGATAAGAGTTGAAAAGATGAGATCGGATTATGACAATTTCTCTTTGGTCGTTGGACGCTTCCAGCCTTTGCATAAGGGCCATATGGACGTCATCCTCAAATGCGCAGAGGAATCTGACCATCTGACGATAGGAATCGGAAGCGCACAGTATTCCCATACCCCTGAGAACCCATTCACAGCAGGTGAGCGGTACATGATGATCAATAAGGCCCTCAGGGACGAAGGTATCGGGAATTACAGTATCGTTCCGATAGAGGATCTGAACAGATATCCCATCTGGGTTGCCCACGTTGTCTCACTTGTCCCGCCTTTCAGGAGAGTCTATTCGAACAATCCTTTGACCAAGCGTCTCTTCCAAGAATCGGGCTTTGAAGTCAAGGATTCCCCGCTGTACAATAGGGAAGTTTTCTCCGGAACTGAAATCAGGCGCAGAATCATCAATGATGAGGAGTGGCGCTCGCTCGTTCCTTCGGCAGTGGCAGAGGTAATAGACGCTATCGACGGAGTGAACAGGATCAAGCAGATCAGCAGCGGTGTTAATGATGCCCCGCTCTGAAGCTGAACAGTTGATCGAAGCCTTGAGGTCCAAAGGGCTCAGGATGTCGGCGGCGGAGTCCTGCACCGGTGGGATGATAGGCTGCATGATGACCTCCGTTCCAGGTTCTTCTGACGTTTTTCTGGGGACTGCAGTGACATATTCCAACGATGCAAAGGAGCGCATTCTAGGCGTCAAACATCAGACCTTGATGGATCATGGAGCCGTCAGTATGGAAACGGCATCTGAGATGGCCAAAGGATCTATAGATGCGTACGAAAGCGATGTAGCGGTTTCGGTTACAGGTATTGCCGGTCCGGGAGGAGCGACCCCGGAGAAACCTGTAGGACTTGTCTATATCGCGGTGGCAGACGGGCCCAGAGTCGTTGTAACAAAGAATCTATTCCAAGGAGATAGGCAATCTATTAGAAATCAGACTGCCGTTGAGGCGATCAAACTGTTAATCGAATTGGTCGAGGGGAAGTTATGAGGTTCGAGAGACAATTGCCGATATTCGGAGAGGAAGGACAGCAGAAGATAATGTCCGCAGTAGTGGGCGTAGTGGGCTGCGGAGGATTGGGTGTCAATGTTATCACACAACTCGTATCCGCCGGGGTATCCCATTTCATTCTTTGCGACCATCAGTCTCCCGAGTTATCGAATCTCAATCGCCAGTTCATTTATTCCGCATCTGATTACAGACCGAAATCCGTCATCTCTGCCGAATGGATTCTTACACTCAATCCAAGTGCAGAGGTGCAATCCAATGCGGAACCGCTGACCGAGTTGAACGGGGATCTGTTCAGAGGATGTGACATTCTAGTGGACTGCCTGGATAACTTCGAATCCAGAATGATCCTGTCGGATCTGGCTGAGAATATGAACGTACCCCTTGTTCATGGAGGGGTATCTGGTTTCACAGGACAGATCGCCGTATGCATCCCCGGAAAGACCAAGAGCCTCAGGGATATGATAGGGACGATGAAGAATCCCGAAGGAATCATACCAACTGTCGGAGCAGGCGTCTCCATCATCGCTTCGATGGAGGCTTTGGAAGTTCTAAAGATAATATCGGGCCTCGGAACAGAAAACGAGGGTAAGCTGATCACTTTGGATATGGAATGCTGGATTACAGATTCTGTCCAGTTCTGATGACTTCCATAAAATGTTTATTTACCGTAAGGGGATTCTCAGGATATGGAGCACATAATGACCGGAAAGGTCAAAGAAGTTTACAAGGTGGACGACGATACGTTGGAGTTCGCCTACACCAACAACATCTCTGTCTTCGACAAGATCATCCCTTCACAGGTGCCTCACAAGGGAGAGACGCTCTGCAGGACGGCGAAATACTGGTTCACCCTTCTTACTAAAGAGGGGATCAACAACCATTATATCAGTGAGCCCTCCCCAGATAGGATGAGGGTGAAGAGGGTCGACATCATCAGGGACTACAGCAAGATCAACGGAAACACAAAGAACTACCTGATTCCCCTGGAAGTCATCTGCAGGTACTATGCCGCAGGTTCTCTTATGGACAGGATCAAGTCCGGTAAGGTTAAGCCTGAGGATCTCGGATTCCCTTCGGACCATATTGTCAAAGAGGGTGAGAAGCTTCCTAAGCCGTTCATCGAGTGCACTACGAAACTTGAAGCCCACGACGAGAACCTTACCGATGAGGAGGCCAAGAAGATGGCCGGCCTTTCAGATGAGGAGTTCGAGGAGATCAAGAGGACCGTCCTAAAGATCGATTCGATCATCGACAGGGAATGCAGCAAGAGAGGACTCATCCATTGCGACGGAAAGAAGGAGTTCGCTTTCGACAAGGACAGAAAGCTGATGGTCATCGATACCTTCGGAACATTGGATGAAGACCGCTGGTGGGACGCAGACGAATTCGCGAAAGGAAAGATCGTGCAGCTCTCGAAGGAGTTCGTCCGCCAGTACTATCGTGAGACCGGATATCACAAAGCACTCTATGATGCACGTGAGAAGGGATTGCCCGAACCAGACATCCCTGCACTTCCTCAGGAGATCGTCGACCGCGTGAGCAAGCTCTACGTCGACATGTTCGAGAGGATAACCGGCGAGAAGTTCTGATCAGAACAGATCGACCAAAACCAATTTCTCTCCCAGGGGACAGTCGAGGTCGCCTTCCACCTTCTGGACGGTGTACTTCTCCCCCGGGATCTTTCCTATGGCATGACAAATCCCATAATGCTCGCAGGACAGATTTTTGCACTCCGAACCCTTGTATGTAATCTTGCTGCCTTCCATTGCCTGTCTTTTTCCGACGGATGCGCGGGTACAGATCTTCTCCACTTCAACGGCAGTGACCGAGTCTCCGTCAAATTCATGGCATTCGTGTTCTTGCAGTCTTATGCCCACGATTTTGTATTTCGCGCCGTTCTCAAGATTGAAGCATACCTTGTTGTACTTGCAGTCAGCACATTCCTCCATGGGTCCGAGGTAATAGAACTCCGTCCCTACTGCTGCCTGTTTGGTACCGATCAATGTTATTTGGGCCATCAAATCACCCCGGTTCTGATGCATATGTCTTCTGCCGTCTCTCTCGTAATGCCATTGTCACCTAGAATAGTGTACCTGTCCTTACGGATTTTATGAGCGTTGATCACGGCCTCTATGAACTCATCGTTCGTGAGATTCAATTCGGATGCTTTGGTGGGCGCTCCTATCTTCACCAAGGCGTGCTTGAGCTCTTCCCAATCCCCTCTCTGGAGATATGTGGTAACGATAGATGCGACACCGCACTGCTCTCCGTGCATGGCCCTGCCAGGATACAGATGGTCTATCGTATGGGAGATCATATGCTCGGAACCGCTTGTGGGCCTTGAGCTCCTGGCGATACTCATCGATATGCCCGAAACTATAATCGGTTTGATGGCAAGCCAGACGCTCTCTTCGAGGTTAGGCCTTATGTAGTCTGCAGCATCCATCATGGATTCTGCTGCGTAGTAAGCGAAAGCGTATGCAGATCTGCTGAAGTGTTCGTCACGGAGTTCGTATGCAAGTTTCCAGTCGCGAAGCGAACTGAAGTTGGAAAGCACATCAGCACATCCGGACGCCAGCATTCTGTATGGTGATTTGAAGATGATCTCCGTATCAGCGATAACTCCCATAGGGGAAGCACCTTCGATCGAGACCGATCCCTTGTCCGACTTGATGGATGCCCTGTTGGATGCTATGCCATCGTGGGCTGCCGAAGTCGGAATGCTGATGAAGGGGATGTTGAGGTCGTTGGCGACGACCTTGGCGATATCGATCTTGCTTCCGCCGCCTATGGCCAATATGAATGTGGAACCGTATTCTTGTATTCTCTTTTTGGCCTCTTCAATATTCTCTTCGGTGGCTTTATCGGTGATGAAAGTATCGATATCATACCCTTGGAGATGATCTCTGGCAGCTCTTCCAGCAACCTTATCGGTGTTCTCTCCGGTTATGATGGTTCCCGTGGTACCGCTGTGTATGTTTACACAGACCTCTTTGACATTGCGCAAGACATCGTGGCCTGCTATAACGTTGCGCGGGAAGAAGACCATTTTCTCCTTCAAGAAATCCTTTGCCATCTATCTCTCTCCGCATACCTTATCGGTGCTAACTAATAAAAATAATGCCTGGAAAGCAGTTATTAGTCCCTTTTCTGATACACATCTATGAGCGGAGCCATCATCATATGCGGATCGGCAGAAGAAGGAGGCGTGACCTATGCGATGTGTTCTTCTGCCAAAGCAGTATTGGAGAAGAAAGGCTATCAAGTTTCTCTCTTCCATCCTTCTGATATGGATCTGCACCACTGCAGGGATTGCAAGGGATGTGCTCAGGGGGAGTGCATCATAGAGGACGAAATGTCTTCGATTTACCGGTCATTCTCGGAATCTGACCTTATTGTTTTGGCATCGCCGATTCATTTCAGTGGCCCATCTTCCATCTTAAAGATGGTGATGGATCGTTTCCAGCCATACTGGTGCAACAAGGACCTTACGCATCCAGATTACTGCATATCGATGCTTTGTGGCGGAAGCAAACAACCCAATTTTCAGATAACAGAGACGATAATCCGTGCTTTTTGCTTAACAACCGGTATGGAATACAGAGGTTCCCTTCAGATACCGGACACCGATTCTGGAGTTAGCGATCTGGAGGACAGAGTTGAAAAGTTCCTATCCGTCTGGTGATCACAGAAGGTATGGGATGATCTGCGTCTGGAATCCTTTGACCTGATCTTCAGAATCTACGAAAGGTATCGTTGATGGGTAGTCTTCCCTGATGATGGACCAGGTGTAGTCATCGAGGCTTCTGCCCATATCCAAAACGCAATTCCTGTAATAGCCTATGCTGACCAGCTTATCTAGAACCTTGATCACATCCGTCTTCTTTCCGCCGGGGAGAACAGCCTGACCTTTATGTATGAATATGACCGGAACGACAGAATCCGACACACTGCAGATGTCTCTGAGTTCAGCATCATTCTTGATGAAGTGATACGGTGCAAAGACCAGCGAAGCATCCTTATTGAATGAATCGAACACATCCTCAACCGTTTCTATGTACGTGAAGAACCAAATCTCGGTATTGCGTAGTTTCAGGTGTTTCATGACCTTCTCAGAGAACTCCCTTACTTCGAAACTGTTGCAGTCTATGATCGTGACAGGAGGTTTGTTCTCGATAGGAAGACATCCAGAAACAGTCTCGGTAAAGTCTTGGGCCCTGCTTCCTTTTCTAGGCATTATCGATGAGAAGGTCCCGTCGGAGACAAGCATCTTGCCCTCTTCAAACGATGCGTAGAATGCCGGTATCTCCATGCGATGGCCATTCTCATCATCGTATATGGGGTTGACGGCATCTATGTCAAAGTTATCCTTTTATGAATTGCAGACGATTCGGGTCTGAGGTAATTACTATGGTAATCTACAAGTGCGCAAAATGCCCCAACGCTTTCGAGGTCGTTTTCAAGGCCCCCTGCACCCCCAAGTGCTGCGGCGAGGACATGGTCATCGTCGAGCCCAAGACTGACGATTTCAAGAATGAGAAGCATGTCCCCTACATCGAGAAGCAGGACGGGGGATTCCTCGTGAAGGTCGGTAAGGAGACGCCTCACCCGATGGTCGAGGACCACTACATCGTGTACATCCAAATCTGCGCAGACGGTATCATGATGAGGAAGTACCTCAAACCCGGAGACGCTCCCGAGGCCTTCTTCAAGACTGATGCAAAAGAGGTCAGAGCTTGGGAGTACTGCAACAAGCACGGACTTTGGAAATCGAATCAGTGAATGTAAACAGCCCCTTTGGGGCTTTCCTTCTTATTTTTAATTATGGAAAGGCAGCATGGTGACCATGCCGCCTTAAGAAAATTCATTCTTCGAAAGAGATGCTGACAGGCCTCTTCAGACCCATTCCGGATTCCGCTTCGATAGCTTTGACGATACCGCAAGGTACCGGACAGGCCGTGTGCTTAAGGCACTCGGAGGCTTTCTTATAGACCTCTGATTCTATGAAAGGGGTTCCTATGGCCTCATAAGGATTGACTCCTTCGATGGGAGACATGGACCTGACCATGGGGCAGTTGCTCTCAATGACAACGTTAACGCTCATCATGTCTTCGCTCACTGTAGCGGTGATCTTAGAGGTCATACCGCAGACTCCGGCCTGTACATTGCAAATTGTCGGACACATGTTTATCACTCCTCAGTTCCACCAGTCTTTCTTACGATCGATGGTCTCATCTCTGTCGGGTCCGAGACTGATGAGGTCTGCAGGGACCTTCAGGTACTTCTCGATATACTCGATGTATTCCCTCATCTCTCCGGGAAGGTTGTCGTAGCCTGCTTTCACGACATCCATGGTGTTGTCCCATCCTTTCCATCCCTTGAAAGTCTCATACACGGGTTTTGCCCTGTTCAGTTTGGCGATGGATGCAGGGAAGTGTTTGACTTCTTCTCCGTCTATCTCGTATGCGACGCACACGGGAAGTTCAGGGATGTCGTTCAGCACATCGATCTTTGTGATTCCGAGGGATGTGAATCCGCAGAGCCTTGAAGCATGTTCGACAACGACCAGGTCCAGCCATCCGCATCTTCTTCCCCTTCCGGTAGTGACACCGAACTCTCCGCCCTTCTTTTGGAGTTCTATTCCGAAATCGTCGTGGATCTCTGAAACGAAAGGTCCTTCCCCTACACGTGTGGTGTATGCCTTGACGATTCCGACAACCTTATCAATCCTGTTGGGGGCGACTCCCGACCCGGTACAGATCCCTCCTCCGCAGGTTGCGGAGGATGTGACATACGGGTATGTACCGTGATCGATGTCCAGCATGGCGCCCTGAGCTCCTTCGAACACAACATTCTTGTTATTGTCCAGAGCATCGTTGATCAGAACGGAGGTGTCGCAGATGTACTTGCCGATCTGGTTTCTCCAGCCCACCATCTTCTCGTACAGGGACTCGGTAGTGCAGTTGCACTGCTCGGCATCCATCATGGCCATGAGGTCCTTCTTGTACGGGAGTATGAATGAGATCTTCTCTTTCAGAAGGTCATCCTCGAGAAGGTCCCCTGCCCTGAATCCGATCCTAGCAATCTTGTCCTGATATGTGGGTCCGATACCTTTCTTGGTCGTACCGACGTTGTTCTTACCGCGGTACTTCTCCTCAGCTCCGTCCAGTTTCTTGTGGTATCCCATGATCAAATGGGCCCTGTCGGAGATCCTCAGTCCGTCGATCGAACCTCCGTTGGCGAGAACCTGGTTGATCTCCTCCCCCAACTCTTCAAGGTTGACGACGACACCGTTACCGATGACTGCGAGTTTTCCAGGTCTTACAACTCCGGATGGTAGTCCGTGGAGCTTGAACACCTTGTCATCTACGATGATTGTGTGTCCCGCATTGTTTCCTCCCTGGAAACGTACGATGAGGTCTGATTTCTCATCCAGGTAATCTGTGAGCTTTCCTTTTCCTTCGTCTCCCCATTGGGAACCGATGATAGCTAGACTCGGCATGTTTTAGGCACCTAATCTGGATAGAGATAGGTAGAATATAAGGGATTACTCGGTCAGGACTTGGAGTCGGGACTAGCATCTATATAGAGAGATAAAACGTCTTTAAGGGGAAGATCAGTTTTGAATGAAGTTGGACAGATATGTGTGGGTGATGCTTTGCCGTGGGCATTCAGAAGTTCAATGAAATCGGCCAGTTTCGCGGGCGATTTCTTGATGTAAGATGACAGCTCGCTCATATCATAGACGAAAACTTCTGTGTCCAATTCGTTCTTCCAGAGGTCAAGGTATTTTCTGCATCTTTTCTCAGCAGCCATTCCAGTTGCATCCATTCTTGAGACGAACTCCTGATCATGGAGAGGACCAAGCCAGAAAGGACCGTATTTGTGGATGCTGTCGTAGTGCTTGGATGTGGACCTCTCAAGAGTCTCCATGTTGTATTCCATATAACCGAGCTGATCCATCATTCTGTCTGCTTTCTCTGCTCCCTCTTCGATCTGTATGTAGGTGCGGAAATAGTGGTCGGCATAGAATGAGAGCAACGGTTTCATTCCCCTGTCGAACTTGGCCAATTCTCTGGCGATGGAGCACATAAGGATGCGTAATCCTCCTTCATGACACATGTATCCCCTTACCGGTTCGGACTGATACCTGCGTCTGCACTTGGGTGCATGTGCGCCAGCAAGAGGGGCAGTGTCGGTGGCTGTGATGGCCAGAATCCCCTTCTTGCGACATCCCAAGATCGCTGATTGAATGAAGGGTACAGGGGAACCGAATGGATCCAGGTCCACGTAATCAAATGCTTCGTCAGCGAACAATGAGTGCAGATTCCTAGTAGATGCTACGCAGTTCTGGAGATTATTCATGCTGATGTTTGCCTCGATATAGGGTATCGTGTCTGGGCTGATGTCATTGGCGGTCACCTGTGTGCCCTTGACCTCATTAGCAATCCTGACCGCCCTGGAGCCTGTGGCTGTCATGGCATCGGCAACAGTCAATTCCCTTCCTACGGCACGAAGGAACATGACACTAACATCGCGGTTGAATGCCATCTGTTCGTTGAAGAATACTCCTCCCTGGATTTTCCCGGGTCCGCCCGAAGAGTGTTGCTCTGGGACCAGGATATCTGTGGATCCTTCGCGGATCACCATTCCATCAGGCATCAAACATTCTCCCCATGCATGAGACGGACAATCTTGTATGGCAAGATGTTCCTGTTGGTGGGGGTTACTTCCAAGATCCTTACATCATCCCTTCTCCGGATGTCCTGTAAAAGCGGGTTCCTGGATTTCTTGTGAAGGGTAATTATCATGGGTTTATCGGCATCCAGTGTTTCCTTGACGGCTTCTACGAATGCTTCGCTCTCAACTTCCATCTTTCCGACCTCATCGATCACGATGATGTCGCATTTTTCGATGGCTTCTTTGAGGGCTTTGACACCTACCTCTTCGAGTTTAGAAAGGTCGACACCTAGCTTACCGACGACGACTTTGCTTTCGATATCTGTACTGGCGAAAACTGCTTTCTCGTCGGTCAAAAGATTCCTGACAGTAAAACCAGTCTTTTTCCTTCCTTCTTCGATAGGCTCATCTACCATACCGCCTATCAATAGCTCTTCTTCTTTTAGCATCTCGATGACACGAAGAAGTGCATAGGTCTTTCCTGAGCCCGGAAGTCCTGTTATACCGATTTTGATATCAGTAATCATGATGTCTCCGCAGTCAATAGACTGGCTACATAATAATGGTCACTAAAATATTTATAAATATCATCATAGACCCGCAAAAATCAACGCTATTAACATTATAGAGTTACTTGCAAATGTGTCTTTTTTAGACCCTTATTTCATCATCATTCGATGGATGAGACATACATAAGAGGATATTGCAAAATATCGTCATATCTCATCTCGGCAGTCACTTTAGTGTCTCCCAGGCGGATTACAACTATCGCGTCGATCATATCGCCAGTCAGAGAAACGTATGAATATGTGTCCCCGCCCTTTGTAAAGAAGGTGCGAGGTATCTTCACTCTGGCAGACTCGACATAGGGCTGGACCTCGATTGCTTTGGAGATCGTTCTTTCCAAATCCTCAACAGTATCCATGTTGACAGGGGTGCCGACGAACTGATGATAGATCGTGGCAAGTTTTATCCCGGCCTCGAACACAGCACGCTCGCGCTCGCTGCAGTTGAATCTTTCGTTGGCCAGTGATTCCCTGTCTGTCAACAGATCATCTCTTCTCTATAGGTACGTAATCCCTGGGTTCGTGTATGTTGATATAGGCTGGCCTAAGGATCTTGTTGGATGTAATCAGCTCTTCTATGCGGTGTGCGCTCCATCCCACAATTCTGGCGGTTGCGAACAGAGGGGTGAAGACCTCTTTGGGGATGTCCATCATATCATATACGAATCCGCTGTAGAAATCGACATTGGCGCAAACACTCTTGTTGTTGTGCTTATGAGCCATGATGAGTCCGGGCGCGATTTTCTCAATGTTCTTGTAATAGGTGTAGTCCTTGGTACGGTTCTTCTCCAAGGCCAACTCTTCCACAAGGGATTTGAAAACCTTAGCACGGGGGTCGGATTTGGTGTAGATGGCGTGGCCCATCCCATAGATGAGGCCAGAGTTGTCAAATGCCTTTTTGTCC from Thermoplasmata archaeon includes:
- a CDS encoding UPF0179 family protein encodes the protein MHQNRGDLMAQITLIGTKQAAVGTEFYYLGPMEECADCKYNKVCFNLENGAKYKIVGIRLQEHECHEFDGDSVTAVEVEKICTRASVGKRQAMEGSKITYKGSECKNLSCEHYGICHAIGKIPGEKYTVQKVEGDLDCPLGEKLVLVDLF
- a CDS encoding nicotinamide-nucleotide adenylyltransferase; the protein is MRSDYDNFSLVVGRFQPLHKGHMDVILKCAEESDHLTIGIGSAQYSHTPENPFTAGERYMMINKALRDEGIGNYSIVPIEDLNRYPIWVAHVVSLVPPFRRVYSNNPLTKRLFQESGFEVKDSPLYNREVFSGTEIRRRIINDEEWRSLVPSAVAEVIDAIDGVNRIKQISSGVNDAPL
- a CDS encoding NAD(P)-dependent glycerol-1-phosphate dehydrogenase; protein product: MAKDFLKEKMVFFPRNVIAGHDVLRNVKEVCVNIHSGTTGTIITGENTDKVAGRAARDHLQGYDIDTFITDKATEENIEEAKKRIQEYGSTFILAIGGGSKIDIAKVVANDLNIPFISIPTSAAHDGIASNRASIKSDKGSVSIEGASPMGVIADTEIIFKSPYRMLASGCADVLSNFSSLRDWKLAYELRDEHFSRSAYAFAYYAAESMMDAADYIRPNLEESVWLAIKPIIVSGISMSIARSSRPTSGSEHMISHTIDHLYPGRAMHGEQCGVASIVTTYLQRGDWEELKHALVKIGAPTKASELNLTNDEFIEAVINAHKIRKDRYTILGDNGITRETAEDICIRTGVI
- the hisH gene encoding imidazole glycerol phosphate synthase subunit HisH, translated to MNISITDYGVGNLYSIRRSLESCGANVKVIGDMKDLKDAECIVFPGVGAFDRTMEKLLPVREEICEMLRAGTPALGICIGTQILFEGSDEGQSPGLGLFKGRVEKLDCKMIPHMGWNQVESKDPLLDGIPDNNFYFVHSYYGNPKEEGITLGTTEYEGKVFESFFRKYNTYGTQFHPEKSSASGRKVLRNFISFAEGQL
- a CDS encoding CinA family protein; the protein is MMPRSEAEQLIEALRSKGLRMSAAESCTGGMIGCMMTSVPGSSDVFLGTAVTYSNDAKERILGVKHQTLMDHGAVSMETASEMAKGSIDAYESDVAVSVTGIAGPGGATPEKPVGLVYIAVADGPRVVVTKNLFQGDRQSIRNQTAVEAIKLLIELVEGKL
- a CDS encoding desulfoferrodoxin, which encodes MVIYKCAKCPNAFEVVFKAPCTPKCCGEDMVIVEPKTDDFKNEKHVPYIEKQDGGFLVKVGKETPHPMVEDHYIVYIQICADGIMMRKYLKPGDAPEAFFKTDAKEVRAWEYCNKHGLWKSNQ
- a CDS encoding adenylosuccinate synthase → MPSLAIIGSQWGDEGKGKLTDYLDEKSDLIVRFQGGNNAGHTIIVDDKVFKLHGLPSGVVRPGKLAVIGNGVVVNLEELGEEINQVLANGGSIDGLRISDRAHLIMGYHKKLDGAEEKYRGKNNVGTTKKGIGPTYQDKIARIGFRAGDLLEDDLLKEKISFILPYKKDLMAMMDAEQCNCTTESLYEKMVGWRNQIGKYICDTSVLINDALDNNKNVVFEGAQGAMLDIDHGTYPYVTSSATCGGGICTGSGVAPNRIDKVVGIVKAYTTRVGEGPFVSEIHDDFGIELQKKGGEFGVTTGRGRRCGWLDLVVVEHASRLCGFTSLGITKIDVLNDIPELPVCVAYEIDGEEVKHFPASIAKLNRAKPVYETFKGWKGWDNTMDVVKAGYDNLPGEMREYIEYIEKYLKVPADLISLGPDRDETIDRKKDWWN
- a CDS encoding 1-(5-phosphoribosyl)-5-[(5-phosphoribosylamino)methylideneamino]imidazole-4-carboxamide isomerase, with protein sequence MRVIPAVDVLDHQVVQLVGGKPGSQQIVMPDPLKVAQMWVDKGADYLHLVDLDGAFGKENNLEVFKQITKEAGVPTEIGGGIRDADTIDDLVSAGVDRIIVGTKAVKEPEWLAEMADRHPGRIVLSMDTKEGKIAIKGWQESAQISIEDMFDRIKDLPLAAVLNTNVDVEGQKKGINEIQARKFISECPCKVIASGGVTSFEDAKILSAAGAEGAVVGLALYTDVIRPWEWNTPWLV
- a CDS encoding flavodoxin family protein — translated: MSGAIIICGSAEEGGVTYAMCSSAKAVLEKKGYQVSLFHPSDMDLHHCRDCKGCAQGECIIEDEMSSIYRSFSESDLIVLASPIHFSGPSSILKMVMDRFQPYWCNKDLTHPDYCISMLCGGSKQPNFQITETIIRAFCLTTGMEYRGSLQIPDTDSGVSDLEDRVEKFLSVW
- the purC gene encoding phosphoribosylaminoimidazolesuccinocarboxamide synthase, whose amino-acid sequence is MEHIMTGKVKEVYKVDDDTLEFAYTNNISVFDKIIPSQVPHKGETLCRTAKYWFTLLTKEGINNHYISEPSPDRMRVKRVDIIRDYSKINGNTKNYLIPLEVICRYYAAGSLMDRIKSGKVKPEDLGFPSDHIVKEGEKLPKPFIECTTKLEAHDENLTDEEAKKMAGLSDEEFEEIKRTVLKIDSIIDRECSKRGLIHCDGKKEFAFDKDRKLMVIDTFGTLDEDRWWDADEFAKGKIVQLSKEFVRQYYRETGYHKALYDAREKGLPEPDIPALPQEIVDRVSKLYVDMFERITGEKF
- a CDS encoding N2,N2-dimethylguanosine tRNA methyltransferase — its product is MPDGMVIREGSTDILVPEQHSSGGPGKIQGGVFFNEQMAFNRDVSVMFLRAVGRELTVADAMTATGSRAVRIANEVKGTQVTANDISPDTIPYIEANISMNNLQNCVASTRNLHSLFADEAFDYVDLDPFGSPVPFIQSAILGCRKKGILAITATDTAPLAGAHAPKCRRRYQSEPVRGYMCHEGGLRILMCSIARELAKFDRGMKPLLSFYADHYFRTYIQIEEGAEKADRMMDQLGYMEYNMETLERSTSKHYDSIHKYGPFWLGPLHDQEFVSRMDATGMAAEKRCRKYLDLWKNELDTEVFVYDMSELSSYIKKSPAKLADFIELLNAHGKASPTHICPTSFKTDLPLKDVLSLYIDASPDSKS
- a CDS encoding HesA/MoeB/ThiF family protein, whose translation is MRFERQLPIFGEEGQQKIMSAVVGVVGCGGLGVNVITQLVSAGVSHFILCDHQSPELSNLNRQFIYSASDYRPKSVISAEWILTLNPSAEVQSNAEPLTELNGDLFRGCDILVDCLDNFESRMILSDLAENMNVPLVHGGVSGFTGQIAVCIPGKTKSLRDMIGTMKNPEGIIPTVGAGVSIIASMEALEVLKIISGLGTENEGKLITLDMECWITDSVQF